The Hymenobacter baengnokdamensis genome includes a region encoding these proteins:
- a CDS encoding transposase yields the protein MKNTATSTARVGYDAGKRVKGRKRFFLVDTLGNLLSSCVVAASCHDGATAAKVWDVLALSNELLDQVRTVFVDGGFGQRFRQQLARRGIEVQVPRGVLAQKGRFFIHAKRWIVERSIAWAGNNRRLAKDYERKTTHANAWLYVAKIRRLARLT from the coding sequence GTGAAGAATACGGCCACCAGCACGGCCCGCGTGGGCTACGATGCGGGCAAACGTGTCAAGGGGCGCAAACGCTTCTTTCTGGTGGACACCCTAGGCAATTTATTGAGCAGCTGCGTAGTGGCCGCCAGTTGTCATGACGGTGCTACCGCCGCCAAGGTCTGGGATGTTCTAGCGCTGAGCAACGAATTGCTCGACCAAGTGCGAACCGTATTTGTCGATGGGGGCTTCGGCCAGCGCTTCCGGCAGCAGCTAGCCCGGCGCGGCATCGAAGTCCAAGTGCCAAGGGGCGTGCTGGCGCAAAAAGGCCGCTTTTTCATCCACGCCAAACGCTGGATAGTCGAGCGCAGTATTGCCTGGGCCGGCAACAATCGGCGCCTAGCCAAGGACTACGAACGCAAAACGACTCATGCTAACGCCTGGCTCTACGTGGCTAAAATTCGCCGGCTCGCTCGCTTAACTTAA
- the lysA gene encoding diaminopimelate decarboxylase: MSALPASTLLAAAAQFGTPLYVYQADTIRAQYQKLTTAFSAHPTRFFYACKALTNVAILKVLLEEGAGLDCVSINEVKLGLHVGFAPENILFTPNSVAFEELVEAKDLGVNLNIDNLSLLERFGATFGGSYPVCVRLNPHIEAGGNYKISTGHIDSKFGISIHQLRHLERVVKGTGLHVRGLHMHTGSEIKDLSVFLRVLDVIFEAARRFPNLDFLDLGSGFKVPYKPGDPETDVNGLGQQVAAAFKEFEHEYGRPLEAWFEPGKYLVSESGYLLVEVSTVKHTTATVFAGVNSGFNHLIRPMMYDAYHYISNLSHPNGPERLYTVVGNICETDTFAWDRLLPEVREGDILAFHNAGAYGFEMSSSFNSRLRPAEVLLDGEKAPRLIRRRQTFEDLLAGQV; this comes from the coding sequence ATGTCTGCACTTCCTGCCTCTACCCTACTGGCTGCCGCCGCGCAGTTTGGCACTCCGCTTTATGTGTACCAGGCCGATACTATTCGGGCTCAGTATCAAAAGCTTACTACTGCTTTCAGCGCTCACCCCACGCGGTTTTTTTACGCTTGCAAAGCGCTCACCAACGTAGCCATCCTGAAAGTGCTGCTGGAAGAAGGCGCGGGCCTCGACTGCGTGAGTATCAATGAGGTAAAGCTGGGGCTGCACGTAGGCTTCGCGCCTGAGAATATTCTGTTTACGCCCAACAGCGTGGCCTTTGAGGAACTGGTAGAAGCGAAAGACCTGGGCGTTAACCTCAATATTGATAACCTGTCGCTGCTTGAGCGCTTCGGGGCTACGTTTGGCGGCTCATACCCGGTTTGTGTGCGCCTCAACCCGCACATTGAGGCGGGCGGCAACTATAAAATATCGACCGGCCACATCGACAGCAAGTTTGGCATCAGCATTCACCAGCTGCGCCACCTCGAGCGCGTGGTGAAAGGCACCGGCCTGCACGTGCGCGGCCTGCACATGCACACGGGCTCCGAAATCAAAGACCTGAGCGTGTTTTTGCGGGTGCTCGACGTCATTTTCGAGGCGGCCCGTCGCTTTCCGAATCTCGATTTCCTGGACCTAGGCTCCGGCTTTAAAGTGCCTTACAAGCCCGGCGACCCCGAAACCGACGTAAACGGCCTGGGCCAGCAAGTGGCGGCCGCTTTCAAAGAGTTTGAGCACGAGTACGGCCGGCCGCTCGAAGCCTGGTTTGAGCCCGGCAAGTACCTGGTGAGCGAAAGCGGCTACTTGCTGGTCGAAGTTTCGACGGTAAAGCACACCACGGCTACGGTATTTGCGGGCGTCAATTCGGGTTTTAACCACCTCATCCGGCCCATGATGTACGATGCCTATCACTATATCAGCAACCTCTCGCACCCCAACGGACCGGAGCGCCTGTACACGGTAGTAGGCAATATCTGCGAAACCGACACCTTTGCCTGGGACCGCCTGCTGCCCGAGGTGCGCGAGGGTGACATATTAGCTTTTCACAATGCCGGAGCCTACGGCTTCGAGATGAGCAGCTCGTTCAACTCGCGCCTGCGCCCCGCCGAAGTGCTGCTTGATGGTGAAAAAGCCCCGCGCCTGATTCGCCGACGCCAGACGTTTGAGGATTTGCTGGCCGGGCAGGTATAA
- a CDS encoding DinB family protein: MPSSKPQPLPEVWLRGPLPGVPPLLQPVAHALLQAREEIAEIMAGFPAGKLAERPLGLASVGFHLRHLAGVLDRTFTYARGEALTESQLAYLAAEGQPPTHLGAALELTQAFDRQVDKALAQLVATAEGTLPEWRGVGRAQLPSTVMGLLVHAAEHTTRHVGQLLVTARVVTS, encoded by the coding sequence ATGCCTTCATCCAAGCCTCAACCCCTGCCCGAAGTATGGCTGCGCGGCCCTCTGCCTGGCGTGCCGCCGCTGCTCCAGCCGGTAGCCCACGCGCTGCTGCAGGCCCGCGAGGAAATAGCCGAAATAATGGCCGGCTTTCCGGCCGGGAAGCTGGCCGAACGGCCGCTGGGGCTGGCTTCAGTGGGCTTTCACCTGCGGCACCTGGCGGGCGTGCTCGACCGCACCTTCACGTACGCCCGGGGTGAGGCGCTAACTGAAAGTCAGCTAGCCTACCTGGCTGCCGAGGGCCAGCCACCCACGCACTTGGGTGCCGCCCTGGAGCTGACGCAGGCATTTGATAGGCAGGTAGACAAGGCACTTGCCCAACTCGTGGCTACTGCCGAAGGCACACTGCCCGAGTGGCGCGGCGTGGGTCGGGCGCAGCTGCCGAGCACCGTTATGGGCTTATTGGTGCATGCCGCCGAGCACACCACGCGCCACGTGGGGCAGCTGCTGGTGACGGCGCGGGTGGTAACCAGCTAA
- a CDS encoding NADH:flavin oxidoreductase/NADH oxidase encodes MPALFEPLSLRGLTLKNRIVVSPMCQYSAVDGFANDWHFVHLGSRAVGGASLIIVEATAVSPEGRITPDDLGIWQDEHIGFLKHINSFIEAQGCVPGVQLAHAGRKASTYAPWKGSGAVAEGGWPVVAPSAVAFTDNYPQPMALTQAGIQKVVADFRSATERALAAGFKVIELHAAHGYLLHQFLSPLSNQRTDVYGGSFENRIRLLLEVVAAVRQVLPESLPLLVRISATDWAEGGWSADESVQLAALLKNQGVDLIDCSTGGNVATAKIPVGPGYQVEFAARIRREAGVPTGAVGLITTPAEAEAIVANGQADLVLLAREELRDPYFPLRAAHELGAEAAWPVQYERAKPRTK; translated from the coding sequence ATGCCTGCATTGTTCGAGCCGCTTAGTCTGCGCGGCCTCACGCTTAAGAATAGAATTGTGGTATCGCCCATGTGCCAGTACAGCGCCGTAGATGGCTTTGCCAACGACTGGCACTTCGTGCACCTGGGCAGCCGGGCCGTGGGCGGGGCCAGCCTTATCATTGTGGAGGCCACGGCCGTCTCGCCCGAGGGCCGTATCACGCCCGACGACCTGGGTATCTGGCAAGATGAGCACATAGGGTTTTTAAAGCATATCAACTCCTTTATAGAAGCCCAGGGCTGCGTGCCGGGCGTGCAGCTGGCCCATGCCGGGCGCAAAGCCAGCACCTACGCGCCCTGGAAAGGCAGCGGTGCCGTGGCCGAAGGCGGCTGGCCGGTGGTAGCACCCAGCGCGGTAGCCTTTACCGATAACTACCCGCAGCCGATGGCGCTCACGCAAGCCGGCATTCAAAAAGTCGTTGCCGACTTCCGCAGCGCTACCGAGCGGGCGCTGGCGGCGGGCTTTAAAGTGATTGAATTGCACGCCGCGCACGGCTATTTACTGCACCAGTTTTTGTCGCCGCTCAGCAATCAGCGCACCGATGTCTACGGCGGCTCGTTTGAAAACCGCATTCGCCTGCTGCTCGAAGTGGTGGCTGCCGTGCGCCAGGTGCTGCCCGAGAGCCTGCCGCTGCTGGTGCGCATCTCGGCTACCGACTGGGCCGAAGGCGGCTGGTCGGCCGACGAGTCGGTGCAGCTGGCTGCTCTTCTCAAAAACCAAGGGGTAGATTTGATTGACTGCTCAACGGGCGGCAACGTAGCCACGGCCAAGATTCCGGTCGGGCCCGGCTACCAGGTTGAGTTTGCCGCGCGTATCCGGCGCGAAGCCGGCGTACCGACCGGCGCCGTCGGCCTCATCACCACGCCCGCCGAGGCGGAGGCTATTGTAGCCAACGGCCAGGCCGACCTCGTGCTGCTGGCCCGCGAGGAGCTGCGTGACCCCTACTTCCCGCTGCGCGCGGCGCACGAGCTGGGCGCCGAAGCAGCCTGGCCCGTACAGTACGAGCGCGCCAAGCCGAGAACGAAGTAA